One region of Candidatus Margulisiibacteriota bacterium genomic DNA includes:
- a CDS encoding diaminopimelate epimerase: MKFTKMHGLGNDFVLIDNLENKIPEEDYAQMAISLCDRHYGIGGDGLVFILPSHNADYKMRIFNSNGSEAEMCGNGIRCFARYIYEKFYNKKDVISVETLAGIVVPTIIASNGKFIGVEVDMGEPRLSRNEIPMIGEDSETVIDEKVTIDGKTYEGTAVSMGNPHFVIFVDNIDDINLAEVGPLFENYYLFPEKTNTEFIQIVNRNELIMRVWERGAGETLACGTGACASLVAGVLTGKTERKAIVRLMGGNLSIEWQKEDNHIIMTGPAQTVFEGELHEEALVWK, translated from the coding sequence ATGAAGTTTACAAAAATGCACGGTTTAGGAAACGATTTTGTATTAATAGACAATCTGGAAAACAAGATTCCTGAAGAGGATTATGCGCAGATGGCAATATCATTGTGCGACCGGCACTACGGAATAGGCGGAGACGGGCTGGTTTTTATATTGCCCTCTCATAATGCTGATTATAAAATGAGAATTTTTAACAGTAACGGCTCAGAAGCTGAAATGTGTGGAAACGGAATTCGCTGTTTTGCCCGTTATATATACGAAAAGTTCTACAACAAAAAAGATGTTATTTCAGTCGAGACTCTTGCAGGAATAGTTGTCCCGACAATAATTGCTTCTAACGGAAAGTTTATTGGTGTTGAAGTTGATATGGGAGAACCGCGATTATCACGCAATGAAATTCCAATGATCGGAGAAGACAGTGAAACCGTTATCGATGAAAAGGTAACTATAGACGGCAAGACATATGAAGGCACAGCCGTATCCATGGGAAACCCGCATTTTGTTATTTTTGTTGATAATATAGATGATATTAATCTAGCTGAAGTAGGTCCGCTTTTTGAAAATTATTATTTATTTCCAGAGAAAACCAACACCGAGTTCATACAAATAGTCAATAGAAATGAACTTATCATGCGTGTCTGGGAGCGAGGTGCAGGCGAAACCTTGGCTTGTGGGACCGGAGCCTGCGCAAGCCTGGTTGCTGGCGTATTAACCGGCAAAACCGAGAGAAAAGCCATTGTACGGCTTATGGGAGGAAATCTCTCTATCGAGTGGCAAAAAGAAGATAATCACATTATCATGACCGGACCTGCTCAGACAGTATTCGAGGGAGAACTGCATGAGGAGG
- a CDS encoding tRNA (adenosine(37)-N6)-dimethylallyltransferase MiaA — MNSAIKIIIGATAVGKTNWAIEYARANNAEIISADSMQVYRYMDIGTAKPSITEREEIRHHLIDIVNPEDIYSAHDFVEKANILIADIRQRNKEPLLVGGTGLYINAFIRNFNFPGAPKDPNLRNKLKQRAAIEGIESLYNELKEIDEESTKKISANDLYRIIRALEVYYLTGEKISDFHYKTKSYRPDIDIHHLQKDRSAIYKGIEDRIDSMIAKGLFEEVQMLIDKGYSQDLPSMQALGYKEVIDYFLKKTDKEACISLIKKRTRNFAKRQLTWFRSFPVKKEIFI, encoded by the coding sequence ATGAATAGTGCAATCAAAATTATTATTGGAGCGACGGCTGTCGGCAAAACCAACTGGGCTATTGAGTATGCTCGTGCAAACAATGCCGAGATAATCTCAGCAGACTCGATGCAGGTATACCGATATATGGATATTGGAACTGCAAAGCCATCCATAACAGAACGAGAAGAAATAAGACATCATTTAATTGATATCGTTAATCCTGAAGATATTTATTCCGCACATGATTTTGTTGAAAAAGCAAACATATTAATAGCTGATATACGGCAAAGAAATAAAGAACCGCTTCTTGTTGGAGGAACTGGACTCTACATAAATGCTTTTATTCGCAATTTTAATTTTCCGGGGGCCCCTAAAGATCCGAACTTGAGAAACAAGCTAAAGCAGAGAGCTGCCATAGAAGGAATTGAATCCCTTTATAATGAATTAAAAGAAATAGATGAAGAATCCACAAAAAAAATCTCGGCTAATGATTTATACAGAATAATCCGAGCGCTCGAAGTCTATTATTTAACTGGAGAAAAAATATCGGACTTTCATTACAAGACAAAAAGCTATCGCCCTGACATTGATATCCACCATCTTCAAAAAGATCGTTCAGCCATCTATAAAGGCATCGAAGACCGTATAGATTCTATGATTGCAAAGGGTTTATTTGAGGAAGTCCAGATGTTAATTGATAAAGGCTACAGTCAAGACTTGCCTTCAATGCAGGCCTTAGGGTATAAAGAGGTTATTGACTATTTTTTAAAGAAAACAGATAAAGAAGCCTGTATAAGCTTAATAAAAAAAAGGACCAGAAATTTTGCAAAACGTCAGCTTACCTGGTTTAGAAGCTTTCCAGTTAAAAAAGAAATCTTTATCTGA
- a CDS encoding peptidase translates to MLPFFFDSSMLLLIPAAIFAMWAQYRVKSTFGKYSSKPANSQYAGWEVARKLLDASNLKNVEIEKVPGELTDHYDPRAKVLRLSESTYWNRSISSYGVVAHEVGHALQDAREYFPLTLRNNFVPIAGFGSSAAFPLFFVGLLVSSGLLMDIGILFFAAAVLFHVITLPVELNASSQALLLLKQQNILSDQEIPLAKKVLNAAALTYVAAMAVSLLHLVRLLILRNRNED, encoded by the coding sequence ATGCTGCCATTTTTCTTTGATAGCTCAATGCTCTTGCTGATACCAGCAGCCATATTCGCAATGTGGGCACAATACAGAGTAAAATCAACATTCGGAAAATATTCTTCCAAACCAGCAAATTCTCAATATGCCGGATGGGAAGTCGCTCGAAAATTATTAGACGCTTCAAATCTAAAAAACGTTGAAATCGAAAAAGTTCCTGGAGAACTAACTGATCATTATGATCCTCGTGCTAAAGTTCTCCGACTTTCAGAAAGCACTTATTGGAACCGTTCAATATCCAGTTATGGTGTTGTTGCCCATGAGGTTGGCCACGCACTACAGGATGCTAGAGAATATTTCCCTCTAACCTTAAGAAATAATTTTGTCCCTATTGCAGGATTCGGTTCCTCTGCAGCATTCCCGCTTTTTTTTGTTGGGTTGCTTGTCAGTAGTGGCCTGTTAATGGATATCGGGATTCTTTTTTTTGCCGCTGCCGTATTATTTCATGTCATCACCTTGCCGGTAGAATTGAATGCATCTTCACAAGCACTGCTCCTGCTTAAACAGCAGAATATATTGTCTGACCAGGAGATCCCCTTAGCTAAAAAGGTGTTAAACGCAGCAGCACTTACCTATGTTGCCGCGATGGCAGTTTCGCTATTGCACCTGGTTAGATTACTTATCTTAAGAAATAGAAATGAAGATTAG
- the csrA gene encoding carbon storage regulator — MLVLSRKLDQSIIVNDNIEIKVIEIKDNIVKLGITAPKNIPVFRKEVLEEIREENLKASEFKVDDLNKLFK; from the coding sequence TTGTTAGTATTATCTAGAAAATTAGACCAAAGCATTATTGTTAACGACAATATCGAAATAAAGGTTATCGAGATAAAAGATAACATTGTAAAACTGGGAATTACTGCTCCCAAAAATATTCCTGTGTTTAGAAAAGAAGTCTTGGAAGAAATCCGAGAAGAAAATCTAAAAGCTTCCGAATTTAAGGTAGACGACCTAAATAAGCTTTTTAAATAA
- a CDS encoding flagellar assembly protein FliW (binds to flagellin and appears to stabilize flagellin during flagella assembly), whose protein sequence is MDIITTRFGTLTINEQDIIHIEKGLMGFEKESNYILRPSGKNQLFGWLQSTENPALAFVVTNPFDFYVNYEFDLENEDLEELHISSVEDVYVLTILTIPANPQNISANLIAPIIINNKNKKGKQIILKSNKYQTKHFILKDFQNLAENTKKSLINQTAQ, encoded by the coding sequence ATGGATATAATAACAACAAGATTTGGAACTCTAACAATTAACGAGCAGGACATAATCCATATAGAAAAAGGGTTAATGGGCTTTGAAAAAGAAAGTAACTACATTCTCAGGCCCTCAGGAAAAAACCAGCTATTCGGTTGGCTCCAATCTACGGAGAATCCTGCACTTGCATTTGTCGTCACGAATCCTTTTGATTTCTACGTTAATTACGAATTTGACCTAGAAAATGAAGACTTAGAAGAGCTGCATATTTCCTCAGTTGAAGACGTGTATGTCCTTACAATACTCACTATCCCTGCTAATCCGCAAAACATATCGGCCAATTTAATAGCACCAATAATAATTAATAATAAAAATAAAAAGGGAAAACAAATTATTCTAAAAAGCAATAAGTATCAAACCAAACATTTTATACTGAAAGATTTTCAAAATTTAGCTGAAAATACAAAAAAAAGTCTAATAAATCAAACAGCTCAATAA
- the flgL gene encoding flagellar hook-associated protein 3 — protein MRVSNSYIFFSLKNQLSSNLENLYNSQVKVNSGKKYVLPSDDPTSAVTALRIKHSLNLNSYYKERQNYTKPYLQIADTQLTTIINTIRTVKVDLNMASNSTNDNSQLAIVATKIDKAIDSIVTTANAKYNNTFLFGGYGTNTTPFVRTGDQVKYNGSGHTVQQEINKDIFADVMIPGSKIFETHTVDSTIGLASPDAKLSTMLNSVGSPYSFSIKTGSGTPATFSVNYTTDSLQDIVTRINNSGVDVKANIKEANGMAYLTLQSKIVGESGALTITDDSSGNGLLKAISLADENAAITGTQSSYSNGLLDTLIAAKNKLQIGDTTGLSDLIAKIDSANDNILNITANVGYEIQRIETAQSFSSDEEFRLKELLSDTEGIDSIGAITELSTLQNAYEAALATSARIMKLSLLNYI, from the coding sequence ATGAGAGTAAGTAACAGCTATATTTTCTTTTCATTAAAAAACCAATTAAGCAGTAATCTGGAGAATTTATACAATTCTCAGGTTAAAGTCAATAGTGGGAAAAAATACGTATTGCCCTCCGATGACCCCACAAGCGCAGTTACAGCGTTAAGAATTAAACACAGTCTCAACCTGAATTCATATTATAAAGAACGGCAAAATTACACAAAACCGTATCTGCAAATTGCCGACACTCAGCTTACTACAATAATCAACACGATTAGAACTGTCAAAGTAGACCTTAACATGGCATCAAATAGTACTAACGACAACAGCCAGTTAGCAATAGTTGCAACAAAAATTGACAAAGCTATTGACTCAATTGTTACTACTGCAAATGCCAAATATAATAATACATTTCTATTTGGCGGGTACGGGACAAACACTACCCCCTTTGTACGAACAGGAGATCAAGTCAAATATAATGGATCAGGCCACACTGTACAGCAAGAAATAAATAAAGATATTTTTGCAGATGTTATGATCCCTGGTTCTAAGATTTTTGAAACACATACCGTTGATAGCACAATCGGGCTAGCATCCCCTGATGCCAAGCTCAGCACAATGTTAAACAGCGTAGGAAGCCCCTATTCTTTTTCAATTAAAACAGGGAGCGGAACTCCTGCAACCTTTTCAGTAAACTATACGACTGATAGTTTACAAGATATCGTTACCAGGATCAATAATAGCGGAGTAGATGTCAAAGCCAATATTAAAGAAGCTAACGGAATGGCCTACCTTACATTACAATCCAAGATTGTGGGAGAGTCCGGGGCATTGACAATAACGGATGATAGTAGCGGTAATGGATTGCTCAAAGCTATCTCCCTCGCCGATGAAAATGCAGCTATTACCGGCACGCAATCTTCCTATAGCAACGGGCTTCTGGATACCCTGATTGCAGCCAAAAATAAACTACAAATCGGAGATACCACCGGACTTTCTGATTTGATTGCCAAAATAGACAGTGCTAATGATAATATCCTTAATATAACAGCAAATGTAGGGTATGAAATCCAACGGATTGAAACAGCACAGAGTTTTTCTAGCGATGAAGAATTCAGACTTAAAGAGCTTCTTTCAGACACAGAGGGCATTGATTCTATTGGCGCGATTACAGAGCTCAGCACCCTCCAAAACGCATATGAGGCAGCGTTGGCAACAAGTGCAAGGATAATGAAGCTCTCATTACTTAATTATATTTAA
- a CDS encoding flagellar hook-associated protein FlgK encodes MSLFSALSLGTRSMQAQQRAMEVTGHNLANVNTESYSRQRVAFVSGNPQTILTPSGSFQLGTGVDVSSVDRIHDDFLEAQIQSEAQDLGYYQTQYSNYKILETSFNEPSDSGIANALDEFWQSWKKVAAPNPGDKGAREEVKVKAVQLTDTLKQTYNKLVDLQKNIDSAIGTKVIEINSNLNKIASLNNQIANVPIDADANDLLDKRDQILIDLSKQINFTATLQANRTIDISTAGIPLVVDNKALLLSTGVTSKSLFLEIRDSSNININSSINNGEIAGLLNLRDTVIEEYKKDLNTLSSKIISEVNEVHHQGYDLNGAKGIDFFLGDSASNITLHPSIKGNVTYIAASSTKENTNGNGEIADKISGLQNKSLLDNNTYTVSEFFQNIISKQANDSSYSKKLVEGQETLLNGLKGRKASTSGVSIDEEMTNLVQYEQSYNAAAKYVSTINQVIDSLMQMI; translated from the coding sequence ATGAGTTTATTTTCAGCACTAAGCTTGGGAACTCGAAGTATGCAAGCTCAGCAACGAGCAATGGAGGTTACCGGACATAACCTGGCAAACGTCAATACCGAGAGTTATTCCCGGCAAAGAGTTGCTTTTGTTTCCGGAAATCCACAAACGATACTCACTCCTTCCGGTTCATTTCAACTCGGAACAGGGGTTGATGTATCTTCAGTTGATAGAATTCACGATGATTTTCTTGAAGCACAAATACAATCTGAAGCACAAGATCTGGGCTACTACCAGACGCAATACAGCAATTACAAAATTTTAGAGACTTCTTTTAACGAGCCTTCGGATAGCGGGATTGCTAATGCTCTCGATGAGTTCTGGCAGTCATGGAAAAAAGTAGCCGCTCCCAATCCGGGAGATAAAGGCGCCCGAGAAGAGGTTAAAGTTAAAGCGGTTCAACTGACCGACACTTTAAAGCAAACCTACAACAAGCTTGTTGACCTTCAGAAAAACATTGACAGCGCGATTGGAACAAAAGTCATAGAAATCAATTCGAATCTAAACAAGATAGCCTCTTTAAATAACCAAATAGCCAATGTACCCATAGACGCCGATGCAAATGATTTATTAGATAAAAGAGATCAGATATTAATAGACCTCAGTAAACAAATCAATTTTACCGCGACGTTACAGGCAAACAGGACCATCGATATTTCTACAGCAGGAATTCCTCTTGTCGTTGATAATAAAGCGTTATTGTTATCAACTGGAGTGACCAGCAAATCATTATTTCTTGAGATAAGGGATAGTTCGAATATAAATATAAATAGTTCCATTAACAATGGAGAAATTGCCGGCCTGTTGAATTTGCGAGACACGGTTATCGAGGAATATAAAAAAGATCTCAATACATTATCATCAAAAATCATAAGTGAAGTAAACGAGGTACATCATCAAGGCTATGATTTAAATGGGGCCAAAGGAATAGACTTCTTTTTAGGAGATAGCGCTTCGAATATAACGCTACACCCGAGTATCAAGGGTAATGTAACCTATATCGCGGCTTCCTCGACAAAAGAGAATACAAATGGAAATGGAGAGATTGCCGACAAAATATCAGGACTTCAAAATAAATCTCTTTTAGACAATAATACATATACCGTAAGTGAATTTTTCCAGAACATAATTTCGAAGCAAGCCAATGATTCCAGTTACTCAAAAAAACTTGTTGAAGGACAGGAAACCCTCTTGAATGGTCTCAAAGGCAGAAAAGCAAGCACGTCAGGAGTATCGATCGATGAGGAAATGACCAACTTGGTTCAATATGAGCAATCATATAATGCTGCGGCCAAATATGTTAGCACCATTAATCAAGTAATAGATTCTTTGATGCAAATGATATAA
- the flgI gene encoding flagellar biosynthesis protein FlgA (part of the basal body which consists of four rings L, P, S, and M mounted on a central rod; Bradyrhizobium has one thick flagellum and several thin flagella; the Bradyrhizobium protein in this cluster is associated with the thin flagella): MFVLFMSATVGSDAEMITTRIKDIARINGLRNNQMIGYGLIVGLDGSGDSGAIAAAKSISNFLDSFGIKVDPKNMKGKNVAAVSVTAILPPFAKKGDSLDIVVSSIGDAKSLQGGMLLLTPLKAPNGKIYAVAQGAISLGGFNESSAGTEVRKNHPTIGQIPGGAILEKDITSTFLSDNNTFELVLRQSDFTTATGIAEQINLYFNDNLAAVKDPSTIEVFVPEDFRDYVMLYVARIEQLPVVPDVQAKIVINERTGTILMGGPIKILPVAVAQGNLSVSIQQNKEVIQPAVLSRGETKVVTNPTIKVTEEKLARGKLVEIRPGNSISDVIKVLNLIGASPRDMISILQAMKNAGALQAELVIM, from the coding sequence ATGTTTGTTTTGTTCATGTCAGCTACCGTTGGGTCTGACGCAGAAATGATCACAACAAGAATCAAAGACATTGCCAGAATAAACGGGCTACGCAATAACCAGATGATTGGCTATGGCTTGATCGTAGGCCTTGACGGAAGCGGGGACAGCGGAGCTATTGCCGCTGCGAAATCAATAAGCAATTTTCTGGATTCATTCGGGATAAAAGTTGATCCGAAAAACATGAAAGGGAAAAATGTTGCCGCCGTATCAGTAACAGCAATCCTTCCACCTTTTGCAAAAAAAGGCGATTCCTTGGACATCGTGGTATCTTCCATCGGAGACGCCAAAAGCCTTCAGGGCGGCATGCTCCTGCTCACTCCGCTAAAAGCGCCGAACGGGAAAATATATGCAGTCGCACAGGGGGCCATTTCCCTTGGCGGATTCAATGAAAGCTCCGCAGGTACTGAAGTGAGAAAAAATCACCCGACAATCGGCCAAATACCTGGAGGAGCAATCCTTGAGAAAGATATTACCTCAACGTTTTTATCAGACAACAACACCTTCGAGCTGGTACTGAGGCAATCTGACTTCACAACAGCGACTGGTATTGCAGAGCAAATAAACCTCTATTTCAACGATAATCTTGCCGCGGTAAAAGATCCTTCGACGATAGAGGTATTTGTTCCCGAAGATTTCAGGGATTACGTAATGCTTTACGTAGCCAGAATAGAGCAATTACCTGTCGTGCCTGACGTGCAAGCAAAAATTGTCATTAATGAAAGAACAGGCACCATCCTCATGGGCGGTCCAATAAAGATCCTTCCGGTAGCTGTAGCTCAAGGCAATTTAAGTGTATCAATCCAGCAGAATAAAGAGGTTATACAACCCGCAGTCCTTTCAAGAGGAGAGACAAAAGTTGTCACCAATCCGACAATTAAAGTCACAGAAGAAAAGCTAGCACGCGGAAAACTGGTAGAGATCCGGCCCGGAAACTCAATTTCAGATGTGATTAAAGTTCTCAATCTTATCGGTGCAAGCCCGCGAGATATGATCTCAATACTACAGGCGATGAAAAATGCAGGTGCACTGCAGGCTGAACTGGTAATTATGTAG
- a CDS encoding flagellar basal body L-ring protein FlgH: MKIVKQLLLIAFLLCQTNLVFGESLWDDKAASFFADNKAHSIGDSITIVIEESSTAYQKAGTVLDNKSNSSIGPLASNLPGISKFTQFLSTATKLNEADKFDGKGTTQRAGQLSAKVTVKITKILDNGEYEIEGNKEVFINSENQKIRIKGTVRPKDIDENNTVLSTYVSNAQISYSGTGPVGDSQEPGILSKVLAFLF, from the coding sequence ATGAAAATAGTCAAACAATTACTCTTAATAGCTTTTCTACTCTGCCAAACAAATTTAGTTTTCGGTGAATCCCTCTGGGATGATAAAGCTGCCTCTTTTTTTGCTGATAACAAAGCTCATTCAATAGGTGACAGCATTACTATAGTCATCGAAGAATCATCGACAGCATACCAGAAAGCAGGAACTGTCCTCGATAATAAATCGAATTCATCAATCGGGCCACTTGCCTCTAATTTACCTGGAATTTCAAAATTCACTCAATTTCTTTCGACTGCGACCAAACTCAATGAAGCCGACAAATTTGACGGGAAAGGCACAACACAAAGAGCCGGACAGCTTTCGGCAAAGGTTACAGTAAAAATCACAAAAATACTTGATAACGGCGAATACGAAATAGAAGGCAACAAAGAAGTTTTTATCAACTCAGAAAATCAGAAAATAAGAATTAAAGGGACCGTACGACCAAAAGACATAGATGAGAATAATACCGTATTGTCCACATACGTATCAAATGCACAAATATCTTATAGCGGTACCGGTCCAGTCGGAGACAGCCAGGAACCGGGAATATTATCAAAAGTACTAGCATTCCTGTTTTGA
- the flgA gene encoding flagella basal body P-ring formation protein FlgA, with product MINWLLKKISLSAIILSIGIISIATADQTIKSDRIVELAKSYLLNQFSQNYSSENIDVTNTRLLPDISFPEGKIDYFINEKEIANIGQYHTIPIIILLDGKPIRTLFVNCKVKLYGNVVTSVAPIKMHQNINREAITLSRQEINSNSKNSDYYQNIEDLVGLRTIQYIPSGKIINAAIIEKIPLVEKNKQVKVVGKIGDIEASIYGTALEKGVKDDIINVQNPSTQKIFSARIIGKNSVELVF from the coding sequence ATGATTAATTGGTTGCTCAAAAAAATATCCTTATCAGCCATAATTCTTTCAATAGGAATTATCTCTATAGCTACCGCCGATCAAACTATTAAAAGCGATAGAATCGTAGAATTAGCCAAAAGCTATCTGTTGAACCAATTCTCTCAGAATTACTCTTCGGAAAACATCGATGTGACCAACACCCGTCTTCTGCCGGACATATCTTTCCCGGAAGGAAAAATCGATTACTTTATCAACGAAAAAGAAATAGCAAATATCGGGCAGTATCATACAATTCCAATAATCATTCTCTTAGACGGCAAACCAATCCGCACATTATTCGTTAATTGCAAAGTAAAACTCTATGGGAATGTAGTTACGTCAGTAGCACCCATAAAAATGCATCAAAATATTAATCGGGAAGCTATAACACTATCCCGGCAAGAAATAAACTCTAACAGCAAAAACTCTGATTATTACCAAAATATCGAGGATTTGGTAGGGCTAAGGACCATCCAATATATTCCTTCCGGTAAAATCATCAATGCTGCCATTATCGAAAAAATCCCCCTCGTTGAAAAGAATAAACAGGTAAAAGTGGTAGGGAAAATAGGTGATATTGAAGCGAGCATATACGGAACAGCATTAGAGAAAGGTGTTAAAGACGATATCATCAACGTGCAGAACCCTTCTACCCAAAAAATTTTCTCAGCAAGAATAATCGGCAAAAATTCCGTGGAGTTAGTCTTTTAG
- the flgG gene encoding flagellar basal-body rod protein FlgG: MNRSLWIAATGMMAQQMNVDVIANNLSNVNTTGFKKSRVNFQDLLYQTTTFGGAYSTQETQIPSGLQVGLGTKPMSTQKIFSQGDFRKTDNPYDIVIKGDGFFQVITPDGDTQYSRDGSFSANSEGILVTNEGMPLEPSISIPSNTTKIVVGSDGTVSVLAPGDVTPQQVGQITIARFSNPSGLESTGRNLYKASGSSGTPMVGTPGKEGLGTIDQGYLENSNVDIAEEMIRMIMAQRAYEINSKAIQTADNMMGMANNIKR; this comes from the coding sequence ATGAATAGGTCACTTTGGATTGCAGCAACAGGTATGATGGCACAACAGATGAATGTTGACGTCATTGCCAATAATTTATCAAACGTTAATACAACCGGATTTAAAAAAAGCCGTGTTAATTTTCAAGACCTGCTTTACCAGACAACCACATTTGGAGGCGCATACTCTACCCAGGAAACACAAATTCCATCGGGATTACAAGTTGGGTTGGGTACCAAGCCCATGTCAACGCAAAAGATATTTTCACAAGGTGACTTCCGAAAAACTGACAACCCTTATGATATTGTCATAAAGGGAGACGGTTTTTTTCAGGTAATAACTCCAGATGGCGATACCCAGTATAGCCGGGACGGTTCATTTTCTGCCAATAGTGAAGGTATCCTGGTAACGAACGAAGGCATGCCACTCGAACCATCGATTTCAATTCCCAGCAATACCACAAAAATAGTCGTCGGCTCAGATGGCACGGTGTCAGTATTAGCACCTGGAGACGTTACCCCGCAGCAAGTGGGACAGATAACAATCGCCCGGTTTTCAAACCCGTCAGGGCTAGAAAGCACCGGAAGAAATCTGTATAAAGCATCCGGCTCATCAGGAACTCCTATGGTAGGGACTCCCGGAAAAGAAGGACTGGGAACGATAGATCAAGGCTATCTTGAGAACTCGAACGTCGATATCGCGGAAGAAATGATTAGAATGATCATGGCACAAAGAGCCTACGAAATTAACTCTAAAGCAATTCAAACTGCTGATAATATGATGGGGATGGCAAATAATATAAAGAGGTAA
- a CDS encoding YggS family pyridoxal phosphate-dependent enzyme — translation MDIASNIEEIKKNIERYSKSAKVRLIAVTKTVDIPTIEELLRCGVTDLAENKTQLLEKKAKELGKYTNLVWHLIGHLQTNKIKKVLPIVEYIHSVDSIHLACAIDEHAGKTGKRVKVLLQINVSGEKSKYGFQEDEFLDNISALKNIKNIDIIGLMTMAPLSASDPELHTIFKRLFEFGERINSLNIPTIKISEYSMGMSDDYIVALQEGATMIRVGSAIFK, via the coding sequence ATGGATATTGCATCTAATATAGAAGAGATAAAAAAGAATATAGAACGCTACTCCAAAAGTGCGAAGGTTCGGCTGATAGCAGTTACCAAAACCGTAGATATTCCAACAATAGAGGAGCTTCTTCGCTGTGGAGTTACTGATCTTGCTGAAAATAAAACACAATTATTAGAGAAAAAAGCAAAAGAATTGGGAAAATATACAAATTTAGTTTGGCATTTGATCGGACACCTTCAGACAAATAAAATAAAAAAAGTATTGCCGATCGTTGAGTATATTCACTCGGTTGATAGTATTCATTTGGCATGCGCAATAGATGAACATGCAGGAAAAACGGGCAAGCGCGTGAAAGTTCTTCTGCAGATAAATGTTTCCGGTGAGAAAAGTAAATATGGTTTTCAAGAAGACGAATTTTTAGATAATATTAGTGCTTTAAAAAATATAAAAAATATTGATATAATAGGATTAATGACAATGGCGCCGTTAAGTGCGTCTGATCCAGAATTACATACGATTTTTAAAAGACTTTTTGAGTTCGGGGAAAGAATCAACTCGTTAAACATTCCCACTATCAAGATTTCAGAGTATTCAATGGGGATGAGTGATGATTACATAGTTGCATTGCAAGAGGGTGCTACGATGATTCGCGTAGGGAGCGCAATTTTTAAGTAA